The following are encoded in a window of Mycoplasma anserisalpingitidis genomic DNA:
- a CDS encoding toprim domain-containing protein yields the protein MNSKIKAIEEAIEKIKKIDNLTTKQAEKIVNWIIETDEKHVLDVSNAFMELKRKIKYCSLCGYQTEEQRCLICTDNSRSNVLFIVENSKVINKMEKANIYDGKYFIFNKVISDEKSLDESNELIEKLIFYAKDFEEVIIGISPTLGGELTSQILKKYLKENNIKVSQLAIGLPVGASVDYIDTITLEQSIRNRTK from the coding sequence ATGAATAGCAAAATTAAAGCTATTGAAGAAGCAATAGAAAAAATAAAAAAGATTGATAATTTAACAACTAAACAAGCTGAAAAAATAGTGAATTGAATTATCGAAACTGATGAAAAGCATGTGCTTGACGTTTCAAATGCTTTTATGGAACTTAAAAGAAAAATTAAGTATTGTTCGCTATGTGGTTATCAAACTGAAGAACAAAGATGTTTAATATGTACTGATAACTCAAGAAGTAATGTTTTATTTATCGTTGAAAATTCTAAAGTTATAAATAAGATGGAAAAAGCGAATATTTATGATGGTAAATACTTTATTTTTAATAAAGTAATTTCCGATGAAAAATCTTTAGATGAATCAAATGAATTGATTGAAAAATTAATTTTTTATGCTAAAGATTTTGAGGAAGTTATCATTGGAATAAGTCCTACTTTAGGTGGAGAATTAACTAGTCAAATTTTGAAGAAATATTTAAAAGAAAATAATATAAAAGTTTCTCAATTGGCGATTGGTTTACCAGTGGGCGCTAGTGTTGATTACATTGATACAATAACTTTAGAACAATCAATCAGAAATAGAACTAAATAA
- the adhP gene encoding alcohol dehydrogenase AdhP, producing MAKMKAFVVRSPKNWAVEEVEIPKPKYKEVLIKMETSGICHTDLHAANFDWLVEPKYPLIPGHEGIGIVTELGEGCTHLKVGDRVCLAWLHDACGACEFCLQGEETLCPNQNMSAYTKDGSYGEYAIGHEDYVAIVPKELDLITGAPIVCAGVTTYKAIKRAKARPGYWMAVIGVGGLGQLAIQYAKAMGYRPIGIDLSDEKCELALKSGAEYAFNSRKDPDWIKKLIEVTGGGAHAVINTSVATQAAEQGMEMLRRGGRQVLVGLPSKDASGQDNVKVSVFWTVLFQRELVGSIVGTRLDLKEALQYAAEGKVKSEVTKVVKLDEVADIFDKLQKGEFIGRAVIDYRK from the coding sequence ATGGCAAAAATGAAAGCTTTTGTGGTTCGCTCACCTAAAAATTGGGCGGTGGAAGAAGTAGAAATTCCAAAACCAAAATACAAAGAAGTATTAATTAAAATGGAAACATCAGGAATCTGTCATACAGATTTACATGCTGCTAATTTCGATTGATTAGTAGAACCTAAATACCCATTAATTCCTGGACATGAAGGAATTGGTATCGTTACAGAATTAGGTGAAGGATGTACACACTTAAAAGTTGGTGATCGTGTATGTTTAGCTTGATTACACGATGCATGTGGTGCATGTGAATTTTGTTTACAAGGTGAAGAAACATTATGTCCTAACCAAAATATGTCAGCATATACTAAAGACGGTTCATATGGTGAATATGCTATCGGACATGAAGATTACGTTGCAATCGTTCCTAAAGAATTAGATTTAATTACTGGAGCACCTATTGTTTGTGCTGGGGTAACAACATATAAAGCAATCAAAAGAGCTAAAGCTCGTCCAGGATACTGAATGGCAGTTATCGGAGTTGGAGGATTAGGTCAATTAGCAATTCAATATGCTAAAGCAATGGGATACCGTCCAATTGGAATTGATCTTAGTGATGAAAAATGCGAATTAGCACTTAAATCAGGTGCTGAATATGCATTCAACTCAAGAAAAGATCCAGATTGAATTAAGAAATTAATTGAAGTGACAGGTGGTGGAGCACATGCTGTAATTAATACATCAGTTGCTACACAAGCTGCTGAACAAGGTATGGAAATGTTACGTCGTGGTGGACGTCAAGTTCTTGTTGGGTTACCTTCTAAAGATGCTTCAGGTCAAGACAATGTTAAAGTTTCTGTATTCTGAACAGTGTTATTCCAAAGAGAATTGGTTGGATCAATTGTGGGTACAAGACTTGATTTAAAAGAAGCTTTACAATATGCAGCTGAAGGTAAGGTTAAATCTGAAGTTACTAAAGTTGTAAAACTTGACGAAGTTGCTGACATCTTTGATAAATTACAAAAAGGTGAATTCATCGGTCGTGCTGTAATTGACTATAGAAAATAA
- a CDS encoding YbaB/EbfC family nucleoid-associated protein: MNPEMLKRLRKMQTELEKKQKEFNKKEFTIEKQGVKIVASGNKKLVSISIDEMLIDPDDKDLIEDLIVVAWNELIDEIEEAEEELAPAMPNGLPF; the protein is encoded by the coding sequence ATGAATCCAGAAATGTTAAAAAGATTAAGAAAAATGCAAACAGAATTGGAAAAGAAACAAAAAGAATTTAATAAAAAAGAATTCACTATTGAAAAACAAGGTGTTAAAATTGTTGCTTCAGGAAATAAAAAACTTGTTTCAATTTCTATTGATGAAATGTTGATAGATCCCGATGATAAAGATTTGATAGAGGACTTAATTGTTGTTGCTTGAAACGAATTAATTGATGAAATTGAAGAAGCAGAAGAAGAATTAGCTCCTGCTATGCCTAATGGATTGCCATTTTAA
- the rsmI gene encoding 16S rRNA (cytidine(1402)-2'-O)-methyltransferase, which yields MTNKIYIVGTPIGNMEDITLRALRILKEVDIIACEDVRVTKKLLDRYDITNKKLVTYNNFNEETTSNYLLKQYEEGLNIALVSDAGMPVMSDPGFELIKKCYQHNINVEIIPGVNAAVTTFVMSNLDNNFTFKGFIKDKSQQRINQLKSLEFGTYIFYVSPHKLIDTLKDINQVFNGEEKLFLAKELTKMHEEFFRGNSIEIIDILNKREAIKGEYTLVLSFKKNKKEKVNKYINLKQKIMH from the coding sequence ATGACAAATAAAATTTATATAGTAGGTACTCCTATTGGAAATATGGAAGATATAACATTAAGAGCATTAAGAATTTTAAAAGAAGTTGATATTATTGCTTGTGAAGATGTTAGAGTAACAAAAAAACTTTTAGACAGATATGATATAACTAATAAAAAATTAGTTACTTATAATAATTTTAATGAAGAAACAACATCAAACTATTTATTGAAGCAATACGAAGAAGGTTTAAATATTGCTTTAGTTTCTGATGCAGGAATGCCTGTTATGTCCGACCCTGGTTTTGAATTAATTAAGAAATGTTACCAACATAATATTAATGTTGAAATTATTCCTGGAGTTAATGCTGCAGTTACAACTTTTGTTATGTCTAACTTAGATAATAATTTTACTTTTAAAGGCTTTATTAAAGATAAGTCACAGCAAAGAATAAATCAACTAAAGTCGTTAGAATTCGGAACTTATATTTTTTATGTTTCGCCTCATAAATTAATCGACACGTTAAAAGACATAAATCAAGTGTTTAATGGAGAAGAAAAATTATTTTTAGCTAAAGAGTTAACTAAAATGCATGAAGAGTTTTTTAGAGGTAATTCAATAGAAATTATTGATATACTAAATAAAAGAGAAGCGATTAAAGGTGAATATACACTTGTATTAAGTTTTAAGAAAAATAAAAAAGAAAAAGTTAACAAATATATTAATCTTAAACAAAAAATCATGCACTAA
- the dnaX gene encoding DNA polymerase III subunit gamma/tau: MSYKSLYRKYRPVNFDEVKGQDHIVKTLKNIVLSRKITHAYIFSGPRGTGKTSIAKIFANVLNCMHDEDITKICSICLKNINNSLDIIEMDAASNNGVDEIRDLKNKIELLPVQGRYKVYIIDEVHMLSKSAFNALLKTLEEPPKHVIFILATTDPQKIPATILSRAQRFNFKRISQNEIFTQLCYVANQEGISFEEQALKLISRLANGGLRDALSLFDQVAAYSNGDIKQKDVLVSFGLISNKNAIQLLNSISRGNITTSIDIFNSLRDSGMEANSLIDTLFSVVKDWIIFRRTRDESTLEILSIDEVELLKLQEIFAFEFLDQINEWMPKIKNSEVPFQVCEIFVLQTCGIRQRLNKETVVSNMGGTYDVEILSRVEEMINQAIQRQNEKIKELKYNHENFDFNNDDATTFEKGLKFESHSMKDKIESKIEEMRKQEVEEQYTETDFEDEFGSSDDFSLENFIESQKNINEQANSLNDILSRNVDDLESTLTTEMSKTTQLFYEYNENEADLNEIQNRVIQENESQNDKLITTQEISLYNEILDTNHHDDKTLILDISKIRKTNHDIKKLNDQDDRKISTFVSFAKGSREYVEDYRRRQKKIDELKSEYRDFTEQINLFLNTKIGSGDDKHIYLVTNDPYTLKMLEREKHGKWFQSFIRKFFGKNLRIFVALRPEWDNLLAQYRSLSNEEINFYKSKTVEPLDGDELHDNDYAEKNVTGIFGTGIKVIKEKR; this comes from the coding sequence GTGAGCTATAAATCGTTATATAGAAAGTATAGACCTGTAAATTTTGATGAAGTTAAAGGACAAGATCACATTGTTAAAACTTTAAAAAATATTGTTTTAAGCAGAAAAATAACACATGCTTACATTTTTAGTGGTCCAAGAGGAACCGGTAAAACATCAATTGCTAAAATTTTTGCTAATGTGTTGAATTGTATGCACGATGAGGATATTACTAAAATTTGTAGCATTTGCCTTAAAAATATAAATAATTCTTTAGATATCATCGAAATGGATGCAGCCTCAAATAACGGTGTAGATGAAATTAGAGATCTAAAAAATAAGATTGAATTATTACCTGTTCAAGGAAGATACAAAGTTTATATTATTGATGAGGTTCATATGCTTTCTAAGAGTGCTTTCAATGCACTTCTTAAAACTTTAGAAGAACCTCCAAAACATGTTATTTTTATTCTAGCAACAACTGATCCTCAAAAAATTCCTGCAACGATTCTTTCGCGTGCTCAAAGATTCAATTTCAAAAGAATTTCACAAAATGAAATTTTTACTCAACTTTGTTATGTTGCAAATCAAGAAGGTATAAGTTTCGAGGAACAAGCTCTGAAATTAATTTCTCGTTTAGCTAATGGTGGTTTAAGGGATGCTTTGTCCTTGTTTGACCAAGTCGCTGCATATAGTAATGGTGATATTAAACAAAAAGATGTTTTAGTTTCGTTTGGTTTAATTTCCAATAAAAATGCAATACAACTTTTAAATTCTATTTCTAGAGGTAATATAACGACTTCTATTGATATTTTCAATTCACTTAGAGATTCTGGTATGGAAGCCAATTCTCTAATTGATACACTTTTTAGTGTTGTTAAAGACTGAATAATTTTTAGAAGAACTAGGGATGAATCGACCTTAGAAATACTTTCTATTGATGAAGTTGAATTATTAAAATTACAAGAAATTTTTGCCTTTGAATTTTTGGATCAAATCAATGAGTGGATGCCTAAAATCAAAAACTCAGAAGTTCCCTTCCAAGTTTGTGAAATTTTTGTGCTTCAAACTTGTGGTATAAGACAAAGATTAAATAAAGAAACTGTTGTTTCAAACATGGGTGGAACCTATGATGTTGAAATTTTGTCAAGAGTCGAAGAAATGATTAATCAAGCTATACAACGCCAAAATGAAAAAATTAAGGAATTAAAGTATAATCATGAAAACTTTGACTTTAATAATGATGATGCTACAACATTTGAAAAAGGATTAAAATTTGAAAGTCATTCAATGAAGGATAAAATTGAATCAAAAATTGAAGAAATGAGAAAACAGGAAGTTGAAGAACAATACACTGAAACAGATTTTGAAGATGAGTTCGGAAGCTCTGATGACTTTTCTCTTGAAAACTTTATTGAATCTCAAAAAAACATTAATGAGCAAGCAAATAGCTTAAATGACATTTTAAGCAGAAATGTTGATGATTTAGAATCGACTTTAACTACAGAAATGAGTAAGACAACCCAGTTATTCTATGAATACAACGAAAATGAAGCAGATCTTAATGAAATTCAAAATAGAGTTATTCAAGAAAACGAGTCTCAAAATGATAAATTGATTACAACTCAAGAAATTTCACTATACAACGAAATTTTAGATACGAATCACCATGATGACAAAACTTTAATTTTAGATATAAGTAAAATAAGAAAAACAAATCATGATATTAAAAAACTTAATGATCAAGATGATAGAAAGATATCAACCTTTGTTAGTTTCGCGAAGGGATCGCGTGAGTATGTTGAAGATTATAGACGTAGACAAAAGAAGATTGACGAACTAAAAAGTGAATATAGAGATTTCACAGAACAAATTAATTTATTCTTAAATACAAAAATAGGTTCAGGAGATGATAAACACATTTACCTTGTTACAAATGATCCCTATACGCTTAAGATGTTGGAGAGGGAAAAACACGGAAAATGATTCCAAAGTTTTATAAGAAAATTTTTTGGTAAAAATTTAAGAATTTTTGTAGCCTTAAGACCTGAATGAGACAATTTATTAGCTCAATATCGTAGTTTGAGTAACGAAGAAATTAATTTTTATAAGTCAAAAACGGTTGAACCATTAGATGGAGACGAACTTCACGATAATGATTATGCCGAAAAAAATGTAACTGGTATTTTTGGTACTGGAATTAAAGTAATCAAAGAAAAGAGGTAA
- the tmk gene encoding dTMP kinase, whose product MFITFEGLDGSGKTTLINMLVEYIKENYSNIHYILTREPGGKDIKMAEKIRQLILSKESELSPKSEALLYSASRRIHLEKVIWPALEKNKLVLCDRYIDSFYAYQGFGRNLGIQYVEEITELIIEKTYPDITVFFDINPEESKKRRLANRLFDDRMEDESDEFHKKIYHGYQFLIERDPKRFVVVDATKSVQEVFNQMIKKLLSNDKFMDFVNAK is encoded by the coding sequence ATGTTCATAACGTTTGAAGGTTTAGATGGGTCTGGTAAAACAACTTTAATTAATATGTTGGTTGAATATATTAAAGAAAATTATTCTAATATTCATTACATTTTAACTAGAGAACCGGGTGGGAAAGATATTAAAATGGCTGAAAAAATAAGACAGCTAATTTTAAGCAAAGAATCTGAACTTAGTCCTAAATCTGAAGCATTACTATACTCAGCTAGTCGTAGAATTCACTTAGAAAAAGTAATTTGACCAGCATTAGAAAAAAATAAGTTAGTCTTATGTGACCGCTACATTGATAGTTTTTATGCTTATCAAGGTTTTGGTAGAAATTTAGGAATTCAATATGTTGAAGAAATTACCGAACTAATTATTGAAAAAACTTATCCAGATATTACAGTGTTTTTTGATATTAATCCTGAAGAGTCTAAAAAAAGACGTCTTGCAAATCGTTTATTCGACGATCGTATGGAAGATGAGTCTGATGAATTTCACAAAAAAATTTATCACGGATATCAATTTTTGATTGAACGCGACCCCAAAAGATTTGTTGTTGTTGATGCGACTAAATCTGTTCAAGAAGTATTCAATCAAATGATCAAAAAATTATTAAGTAATGACAAATTTATGGATTTTGTAAATGCTAAATAA